The following coding sequences are from one Rutidosis leptorrhynchoides isolate AG116_Rl617_1_P2 chromosome 11, CSIRO_AGI_Rlap_v1, whole genome shotgun sequence window:
- the LOC139876518 gene encoding pentatricopeptide repeat-containing protein At3g59040-like isoform X2 encodes MLAPRKFMQKRKKVEVFEDAADEEDQKNWRKMMNEIDEVGSAVSVLRTRRTKNQPLPKDLVLGTLVRFKQQKKWNIVAEILEWLRTQHWWSFNEMDALMLITAYGKGGDFNKAERVFSYINKMGYTPSVISYTALMEAYGKGGQSNKAETIFRRMQSSGPEPSAATYQIILKIFVEADKYKEAEEIFETILTDEVSSLKPDQQMFHMMIYMYKKAGNNDKARKLFSMMSERGIPQTSVTYNSLMSYETNYKEVANIYDQMQRAKVRPDVVSYALLISAYGKARREEEALAVFEEMLDAGVRPTQKAYNILLDAFAISGMVEQAKIVFKSMRRDRCTPDLCSYTTMLSTYVNASDMEGAEKFFTRIKQDGLEPNVVTYGTLIKGYAKINDLETMMKKYEDMQVNGIKANETIYTTIMDAYGKNRDFGDAMIWFKEMESCGVVPDKKAKNILLSLAKTDEEKAEAFELVGKSNHFNDEHTVINDDIRFEDDDVDDVIDDDEDDIDDEDENQQEISFTDKRSIASV; translated from the exons ATGTTAGCACCAAGAAAGTTTATGCAGAAAAGGAAAAAGGTTGAAGTTTTTGAGGATGCTGCTGATGAAGAAGATCAAAAGAACTGGAGAAAGATGATGAATGAGATCGATGAGGTGGGGTCCGCTGTTTCCGTACTCAGAACACGAAGGACAAAGAATCAGCCTCTTCCTAAAGACTTGGTTTTGGGAACCTTGGTTAGGTTTAAGCAGCAAAAGAAATGGAATATTGTTGCTgag attcttGAATGGCTTAGAACGCAGCATTGGTGGAGTTTTAATGAAATGGATGCGTTGATGCTGATTACTGCTTACGGTAAAGGAGGAGATTTTAACAAAGCAGAAAGGGTTTTTAGTTATATAAACAAGATGGGGTATACACCGAGTGTTATATCTTATACTGCTCTTATGGAAGCATATGGAAAAGGTGGTCAGTCCAACAAGGCAGAAACGATATTCAGACGTATGCAATCTTCGGGACCCGAACCATCTGCTGCTACATATCAAATCATTCTTAAGATATTTGTCGAG GCGGACAAATATAAAGAAGCTGAAGAAATTTTTGAAACAATTCTCACCGATGAAGTTTCATCTTTAAAACCAGATCAACAAATGTTCCACATGATGATTTATATGTACAAAAAGGCCGGGAACAACGATAAGGCCCGAAAGCTATTTTCAATGATGAGCGAAAGAGGGATTCCACAAACATCAGTAACTTATAATAGTTTGATGTCTTATGAAACTAATTATAAGGAAGTTGCAAACATATATGATCAG ATGCAAAGAGCGAAGGTACGACCTGATGTTGTGAGTTATGCCCTACTCATTAGTGCTTATGGGAAAGCGCGTAGGGAAGAGGAGGCTTTAGCTGTTTTTGAAGAGATGCTAGATGCTGGTgtgag gCCGACTCAAAAGGCGTATAATATATTGCTTGATGCGTTTGCAATATCGGGAATGGTGGAACAAGCGAAGATTGTCTTCAAAAGCATGCGTAGAGACAG ATGTACCCCTGATCTTTGTTCATACACAACTATGTTATCAACTTACGTGAACGCATCTGATATGGAGGGAGCCGAGAAATTTTTCACGAGAATAAAGCAAGATGGACTCGAACCTAATGTTGTAACGTATGGAACCCTAATTAAAGGTTACGCCAAGATAAATGATCTTGAAACGATGatgaagaaatatgaagatatGCAAGTAAATGGCATTAAAGCTAATGAAACTATCTATACTACAATCATGGATGCTTACGGGAAGAATAGAGACTTCGGAGATGCCATGATTTGGTTCAAAGAGATGGAATCTTGCGGAGTTGTTCCGGATAAGAAAGCGAAAAATATTTTGTTGTCTTTGGCTAAGACAGATGAAGAAAAAGCAGAAGCTTTTGAATTAGTTGGAAAAAGCAATCATTTTAATGATGAACATACTGTTATCAATGATGATATTCgttttgaagatgatgatgttgatgatgtcattgatgatgatgaagatgacattgatgatgaagatgaaaatcagcaggaaatttctTTCACAGATAAAAGGTCAATTGCAAGTGTATAA
- the LOC139876518 gene encoding pentatricopeptide repeat-containing protein At3g59040-like isoform X1, protein MAASLPHTLSIPRSQHSSISHFNEQIFGIYRFDTNFNSKRRVKIVCQGMLAPRKFMQKRKKVEVFEDAADEEDQKNWRKMMNEIDEVGSAVSVLRTRRTKNQPLPKDLVLGTLVRFKQQKKWNIVAEILEWLRTQHWWSFNEMDALMLITAYGKGGDFNKAERVFSYINKMGYTPSVISYTALMEAYGKGGQSNKAETIFRRMQSSGPEPSAATYQIILKIFVEADKYKEAEEIFETILTDEVSSLKPDQQMFHMMIYMYKKAGNNDKARKLFSMMSERGIPQTSVTYNSLMSYETNYKEVANIYDQMQRAKVRPDVVSYALLISAYGKARREEEALAVFEEMLDAGVRPTQKAYNILLDAFAISGMVEQAKIVFKSMRRDRCTPDLCSYTTMLSTYVNASDMEGAEKFFTRIKQDGLEPNVVTYGTLIKGYAKINDLETMMKKYEDMQVNGIKANETIYTTIMDAYGKNRDFGDAMIWFKEMESCGVVPDKKAKNILLSLAKTDEEKAEAFELVGKSNHFNDEHTVINDDIRFEDDDVDDVIDDDEDDIDDEDENQQEISFTDKRSIASV, encoded by the exons ATGGCCGCATCTCTACCTCATACTCTCTCTATACCTCGCAGTCAACACTCTTCAATTTCACATTTCAA TGAGCAGATTTTCGGTATATAtcgatttgataccaatttcaataGCAAAAGACGAGTGAAAATAGTATGTCAAGGTATGTTAGCACCAAGAAAGTTTATGCAGAAAAGGAAAAAGGTTGAAGTTTTTGAGGATGCTGCTGATGAAGAAGATCAAAAGAACTGGAGAAAGATGATGAATGAGATCGATGAGGTGGGGTCCGCTGTTTCCGTACTCAGAACACGAAGGACAAAGAATCAGCCTCTTCCTAAAGACTTGGTTTTGGGAACCTTGGTTAGGTTTAAGCAGCAAAAGAAATGGAATATTGTTGCTgag attcttGAATGGCTTAGAACGCAGCATTGGTGGAGTTTTAATGAAATGGATGCGTTGATGCTGATTACTGCTTACGGTAAAGGAGGAGATTTTAACAAAGCAGAAAGGGTTTTTAGTTATATAAACAAGATGGGGTATACACCGAGTGTTATATCTTATACTGCTCTTATGGAAGCATATGGAAAAGGTGGTCAGTCCAACAAGGCAGAAACGATATTCAGACGTATGCAATCTTCGGGACCCGAACCATCTGCTGCTACATATCAAATCATTCTTAAGATATTTGTCGAG GCGGACAAATATAAAGAAGCTGAAGAAATTTTTGAAACAATTCTCACCGATGAAGTTTCATCTTTAAAACCAGATCAACAAATGTTCCACATGATGATTTATATGTACAAAAAGGCCGGGAACAACGATAAGGCCCGAAAGCTATTTTCAATGATGAGCGAAAGAGGGATTCCACAAACATCAGTAACTTATAATAGTTTGATGTCTTATGAAACTAATTATAAGGAAGTTGCAAACATATATGATCAG ATGCAAAGAGCGAAGGTACGACCTGATGTTGTGAGTTATGCCCTACTCATTAGTGCTTATGGGAAAGCGCGTAGGGAAGAGGAGGCTTTAGCTGTTTTTGAAGAGATGCTAGATGCTGGTgtgag gCCGACTCAAAAGGCGTATAATATATTGCTTGATGCGTTTGCAATATCGGGAATGGTGGAACAAGCGAAGATTGTCTTCAAAAGCATGCGTAGAGACAG ATGTACCCCTGATCTTTGTTCATACACAACTATGTTATCAACTTACGTGAACGCATCTGATATGGAGGGAGCCGAGAAATTTTTCACGAGAATAAAGCAAGATGGACTCGAACCTAATGTTGTAACGTATGGAACCCTAATTAAAGGTTACGCCAAGATAAATGATCTTGAAACGATGatgaagaaatatgaagatatGCAAGTAAATGGCATTAAAGCTAATGAAACTATCTATACTACAATCATGGATGCTTACGGGAAGAATAGAGACTTCGGAGATGCCATGATTTGGTTCAAAGAGATGGAATCTTGCGGAGTTGTTCCGGATAAGAAAGCGAAAAATATTTTGTTGTCTTTGGCTAAGACAGATGAAGAAAAAGCAGAAGCTTTTGAATTAGTTGGAAAAAGCAATCATTTTAATGATGAACATACTGTTATCAATGATGATATTCgttttgaagatgatgatgttgatgatgtcattgatgatgatgaagatgacattgatgatgaagatgaaaatcagcaggaaatttctTTCACAGATAAAAGGTCAATTGCAAGTGTATAA
- the LOC139877161 gene encoding RNA-binding protein Y14A-like gives MATATEVDALDFEPDDDDLMDEDAAADVDASSSPAHIPKLKSAITGGSVAPKKTKGRGFREETDAERNNRMSGRFDSLDSDGGPGPERSIEGWIILVTGVHEEAQEDDLQNAFGEFGEIKNLHLNLDRRTGFVKGYALIEYESFEEAEKAIAAMDGGELLTQIVNVDWAFSKGPFRRRNNRRRSPHGRRSRSPRRRF, from the exons ATGGCAACCGCTACCGAAGTAGACGCACTCGATTTCGAGCCCGATGATGACGATCTCATGGACGAAGACGCCGCTGCTGACGTCGATGCATCATCATCACCGGCTCACATACCTAAACTTAAATCCGCCATCACCGGCGGCTCTGTTGCTCCTAAAAAAACTAAAGGTCGTGGTTTTCGTGAAGAAACTGATGCTGAACGTAATAATCGTATGTCTGGCCGTTTTGATTCGCTTGATTCCGATGGTGGCCCTGGCCCTGAACGAT CAATTGAAGGGTGGATTATTCTGGTTACTGGGGTCCATGAAGAAGCTCAAGAGGATGACTTGCAAAATGCATTTGGAGAGTTTGGGGAGATCAAGAACTTGCATCTGAATCTTGATCGTCGAACTGGGTTTGTCAAG GGGTATGCACTGATTGAATATGAAAGTTTCGAGGAAGCAGAGAAAGCTATAGCTGCAATGGATGGTGGTGAACTGCTTACTCAGATCGTAAACGTTGATTGGGCATTCAGCAAAGGTCCTTTCAGAAGGAGAAACAATAGGAGGAG ATCACCTCACGGTCGTCGATCAAGAAGTCCAAGAAGAAGATTTTGA